One window from the genome of Metabacillus flavus encodes:
- a CDS encoding CamS family sex pheromone protein: protein MKKWIVILAACSMLLSACAPSFGDDNEVVQETNNEKQKAIIPKSTISDADYSVVLPFKTGAARGLTAENLNTRLDLDQFETGLMDLAQEPFPSKNNYYYQEGQYLKEDQVRGWLRYKYEGKALETKEKEAKDSKQEFSNAGLNPVISDLEATDTPKYLASVLEQNYFKRVDDKTIELGGVMIGVALNSVHYYKQDDIAKETKLDSSTIRKEGEKIAAQIVKQTRQNKELADVPITVALYVQQPKSSIVPGEFIAKSEAKPGSSNLEGWKDINESYQFFPSPEAKSEKPEDADTFERFKEEIGDYFPNYTGVIGKAHYKDDELKELKIEIPMQFYGKAEVIGLTQFVIEKINQYFPQDYIDLEINITSTGGQEALITRKAGDKKPVTHIFK from the coding sequence TTGAAAAAATGGATCGTCATCCTGGCGGCCTGCAGCATGCTATTAAGTGCATGCGCACCAAGCTTCGGAGATGACAATGAAGTCGTTCAGGAAACAAACAACGAAAAGCAGAAGGCGATTATTCCGAAAAGCACCATCTCTGACGCTGACTACAGCGTTGTCCTCCCCTTCAAAACGGGAGCAGCAAGAGGCCTTACGGCTGAAAACCTGAACACAAGACTTGACCTTGACCAGTTCGAAACAGGATTAATGGACCTCGCTCAAGAGCCATTTCCATCGAAAAACAACTACTATTATCAAGAAGGCCAATATCTAAAAGAAGATCAGGTACGCGGCTGGCTAAGGTATAAGTACGAAGGAAAAGCACTCGAAACAAAAGAAAAAGAAGCTAAAGACAGCAAACAGGAATTCAGCAACGCCGGGCTCAATCCGGTCATATCCGACCTTGAAGCAACAGACACACCAAAATATCTGGCAAGCGTCCTTGAACAAAACTATTTCAAGAGGGTCGACGATAAAACAATTGAGCTTGGCGGCGTCATGATCGGGGTGGCCTTAAACTCCGTTCATTATTATAAGCAGGATGATATTGCAAAAGAAACCAAACTGGACAGCTCCACCATCCGTAAGGAAGGCGAAAAAATTGCTGCTCAAATTGTAAAGCAAACCCGCCAAAACAAAGAACTCGCCGATGTTCCGATAACAGTGGCGCTGTATGTCCAGCAGCCGAAATCCTCTATCGTGCCAGGGGAATTTATTGCGAAAAGCGAAGCCAAACCAGGAAGCAGCAACCTTGAAGGCTGGAAAGATATCAATGAAAGCTATCAATTCTTCCCTTCACCTGAAGCCAAAAGTGAAAAGCCTGAAGACGCGGATACATTTGAACGCTTCAAAGAAGAAATCGGCGATTACTTCCCTAACTACACGGGTGTAATCGGAAAAGCTCATTACAAAGACGACGAACTGAAGGAACTGAAAATTGAAATTCCCATGCAGTTTTACGGAAAAGCCGAAGTCATCGGCCTCACCCAGTTCGTCATCGAAAAAATCAACCAGTACTTCCCGCAGGACTACATTGACCTGGAAATCAACATCACCTCCACCGGCGGACAGGAAGCCCTTATCACCCGCAAAGCAGGGGATAAAAAACCTGTTACGCATATATTTAAATAA
- the pruA gene encoding L-glutamate gamma-semialdehyde dehydrogenase → MVVPYKHEPFTDFSVDSNKQGFEKGLATVESYLGKDYDLIVGGERISTEDKIVSINPANKEEVIGRVSKATREIAEKAMQVADETFNTWRKTKPEVRADILFRAAAIVRRRKHEFSALLLKEAGKPWNEADADTAEAIDFMEYYARQMLKLKDGQPVESRPGEYNRYSYIPLGVGVVISPWNFAFAIMAGTTVAALVAGNTVLLKPASTTPVVAAKFIEVLEEAGLPKGVVNYIPGSGAEVGDYLVDHPRTRFISFTGSRDVGLRIYERASKLSEGQIWLKRVIAEMGGKDTIVVDKEADLELAAQSIVKSSFGFSGQKCSACSRAVIVEDVYDQVVDRVVELTKELTVGDTTDGSIFMGPVIDQAAFDKIMEYVEIGRNEGRLLAGGEGDSSKGYFIQPTVVADVDPKARVMQEEIFGPFVAIAKAKDFNEAIEIANNTEYGLTGAVITNNRDHIEQAREDFHVGNLYFNRGCTGAIVGYQPFGGFNMSGTDSKAGGPDYLVLHMQAKTTSETL, encoded by the coding sequence ATGGTAGTACCTTACAAGCATGAGCCGTTTACGGATTTTTCGGTAGATTCGAATAAGCAGGGATTTGAGAAAGGATTGGCAACAGTAGAATCCTATCTTGGGAAAGATTACGATTTGATTGTAGGTGGAGAAAGAATTTCCACTGAAGATAAAATTGTTTCTATTAATCCAGCAAACAAAGAAGAGGTAATCGGACGCGTTTCTAAAGCAACACGCGAGATTGCGGAAAAAGCGATGCAGGTTGCTGATGAGACGTTCAATACGTGGCGCAAGACGAAGCCAGAGGTTCGCGCAGATATCCTTTTCCGTGCTGCAGCCATTGTACGTCGCCGCAAGCATGAATTCTCTGCTTTGCTTCTTAAAGAAGCAGGTAAACCATGGAATGAAGCGGATGCAGACACAGCAGAAGCCATTGACTTTATGGAGTACTATGCTCGTCAAATGCTGAAGCTGAAAGACGGACAGCCGGTTGAGAGCCGTCCTGGTGAATACAACCGCTACAGCTACATACCGCTTGGAGTAGGTGTGGTTATTTCACCATGGAATTTCGCATTTGCGATTATGGCTGGAACAACAGTTGCTGCATTAGTAGCAGGAAACACAGTTCTATTAAAACCAGCTTCCACGACGCCGGTTGTGGCAGCGAAATTCATAGAAGTTTTAGAAGAAGCAGGCCTTCCGAAAGGCGTTGTGAACTATATCCCTGGAAGCGGAGCAGAGGTTGGCGACTATTTAGTGGACCATCCGCGCACTCGTTTCATTTCCTTTACAGGTTCCCGCGATGTTGGCTTGCGCATTTATGAGCGCGCATCCAAATTGAGCGAAGGCCAAATCTGGCTGAAGCGAGTGATTGCTGAGATGGGCGGTAAGGATACGATTGTTGTAGATAAAGAGGCAGACCTTGAGCTGGCTGCGCAATCGATTGTGAAATCTTCTTTCGGTTTCTCCGGTCAAAAGTGCTCGGCTTGTTCCCGTGCGGTAATCGTAGAAGATGTGTATGATCAAGTTGTAGACCGTGTGGTTGAGCTGACAAAAGAGTTGACGGTCGGCGATACAACAGATGGCTCAATCTTCATGGGTCCCGTTATCGACCAGGCGGCGTTTGATAAAATTATGGAATATGTAGAAATCGGACGCAACGAAGGACGTCTTCTTGCAGGAGGAGAAGGAGACAGCTCAAAAGGCTACTTCATCCAGCCGACTGTTGTGGCAGACGTTGATCCAAAAGCCCGCGTTATGCAGGAAGAAATCTTTGGACCATTTGTTGCAATTGCCAAAGCGAAGGATTTCAATGAAGCGATTGAAATTGCCAACAACACAGAATATGGTCTGACTGGTGCTGTTATTACCAACAACCGTGATCACATCGAGCAGGCGAGAGAAGATTTCCACGTAGGAAACCTTTACTTCAACCGCGGATGTACAGGTGCGATTGTAGGCTATCAGCCATTCGGAGGATTCAATATGTCTGGAACCGACTCTAAAGCAGGCGGACCTGACTATTTGGTTCTTCACATGCAAGCGAAAACGACTTCTGAAACGCTTTGA
- the putP gene encoding sodium/proline symporter PutP has translation MEIGVYISLALYFIMMLGIGFYAFKQSTGNVEGYMLGGRGLGPAVTALSAGAADMSGWMLMGLPGEMYSTGLSAMWIAIGLTMGAYANYLILAPRLRTYTIVANNSITIPDFFENRFDDQSKMLRLISGIVIVIFFTVYCSAGMVSGGTLFESSFGLNYTTGMLVTAGVVIIYTLFGGFLAVSLTDFVQGIIMFLALILVPIVALIDLGGFGTTIDQVKEIDPKLLDVFRGTSFLAIVGFLAWGLGYFGQPHIIVRFMAINSIKELKPARRIGMGWMVISIVGALMTGLVGIAYVKANQVNLEDPETIFIKFADLLFHPLITGFLLSAILAAIMSTISSQLLVTASALTEDFYKTFFKRHASDKELVLVGRLSVLLIAVISILLSLKPSGTILSLVGNAWAGFGSAFGPAIVLSLYWKRMTKWGALAGMITGAAVVLIWLTVPGLTDFLYEMIPGFFLSLIAVIVVSKMTAEPSEKVKENFTEMETVLARETK, from the coding sequence GTGGAAATTGGAGTTTATATATCATTAGCTCTCTACTTCATTATGATGCTCGGAATCGGTTTTTACGCTTTTAAGCAATCAACCGGTAATGTGGAAGGCTATATGCTTGGAGGACGCGGGCTCGGTCCTGCAGTAACGGCCCTTTCCGCTGGTGCTGCAGATATGAGCGGCTGGATGCTCATGGGACTGCCAGGGGAAATGTATTCAACGGGCCTTTCCGCTATGTGGATTGCCATTGGATTAACAATGGGGGCATATGCAAACTACTTAATTCTTGCACCAAGACTTAGAACTTATACAATTGTGGCAAATAATTCGATCACTATTCCTGACTTTTTTGAAAATCGTTTTGACGATCAATCCAAAATGCTTCGTCTCATTTCAGGTATCGTCATCGTGATCTTCTTTACAGTCTACTGTTCTGCCGGAATGGTTTCCGGAGGGACACTGTTTGAGTCTTCCTTTGGCTTGAACTACACGACAGGAATGCTGGTAACAGCTGGAGTAGTCATTATTTATACGCTATTCGGCGGATTCCTGGCTGTCAGCCTGACAGACTTTGTCCAGGGAATTATCATGTTCCTTGCACTCATTTTAGTACCGATTGTTGCACTGATAGACCTAGGCGGTTTTGGTACAACTATTGATCAAGTAAAGGAAATTGATCCAAAATTGCTTGATGTTTTCCGTGGCACGTCCTTCCTTGCAATCGTTGGTTTCCTGGCGTGGGGATTGGGCTACTTTGGACAGCCGCACATTATCGTCCGTTTTATGGCGATCAATTCGATTAAAGAATTAAAACCCGCCCGCCGCATCGGTATGGGATGGATGGTCATTTCCATCGTCGGTGCACTGATGACCGGACTTGTAGGGATTGCTTATGTAAAAGCAAATCAAGTTAACTTAGAGGATCCGGAAACCATTTTCATTAAGTTTGCTGATCTGCTGTTCCATCCGCTTATTACCGGATTCCTTCTGTCAGCAATTCTGGCTGCGATTATGAGTACCATTTCATCTCAGCTGCTTGTTACCGCAAGTGCGCTGACGGAGGACTTTTATAAAACGTTCTTCAAACGCCATGCGTCTGATAAAGAGCTTGTTCTCGTAGGAAGGCTGTCTGTATTGCTGATTGCGGTTATTTCAATCCTGCTTTCCCTTAAACCAAGCGGCACGATTCTATCGCTGGTAGGAAATGCATGGGCTGGATTCGGTTCCGCATTCGGGCCCGCGATCGTGCTCAGCCTCTACTGGAAACGCATGACGAAATGGGGAGCACTTGCCGGTATGATTACCGGTGCAGCCGTCGTCCTGATCTGGCTGACCGTACCTGGTCTAACTGACTTCTTATATGAAATGATTCCAGGATTCTTCCTGAGTCTGATCGCTGTTATTGTGGTCAGCAAAATGACGGCAGAGCCATCCGAAAAAGTGAAAGAAAACTTTACTGAGATGGAAACCGTGCTTGCGAGAGAAACTAAATAA
- a CDS encoding phosphodiester glycosidase family protein — MRKPRRLLSVVFASVLAAQTAAAGVMLPVQTASAEETGYSLGQVIDQWEKKIAPGIEQESVTIGSGRGRQEAFVMNVDLDSQNLDIEAGLPNGKDLGMQPVRQQAAAVSKPGQVVIGAFNGDFYNMSSGVPNGTVIHDGRILKSGYKESFGMKRDGTPLFGIPGVQFKLHSDGNIQHIDNLNGTRSNNLLVLYSDPLKSTGTNTAGTEAVLTIESGDVHKPGKMKAKVESVIEGKGNQPIEEGKLVLSGHGASAEKVKNLKPGQEIEIETQISSQWLEAEEGLSGNHKLVQNGQKVNLVSDDFTKAVAPRTAVGKKADGTIFFVVIDGRSPGYSEGITVFELRDMMFEMGAVEALNLDGGGSSTFAARQPGEEGLGLVNRPSDGFERAVANSILITTSAQPGSVSQLAIKPDHLLILKGSTEDLDAKGMDANFFPKAISGEADWSVSDSALGTVDEKGLFTAGSKAGKGMVLADKDGAKGSSAITVTDKLSSIQLPQDSLTVKKGDEINLAPKAMLDGKTVDADPSLFEWKVEGDIGTVDKNGIFRASGQTASGKITVQYGGITDTMDIQVGKLPIILADFEKDFANWTYSGARFNSISIKQTTYPEPARFGEHSLQLNYDFSGTTGTSGAYAHPKQPITIEDYPESIGMWVYGDGKNHWLRSQMRDGNNSAFALDFATKMDWTGWKYVEAKVPAGKALPLKMDLPVRLMETSDANKNAGSIYVDNIRAVYGETNDDLINPSIDSNQPADQANVTDAKPVISAIAKDEDTGINPARITLNVDGKEVKAQFDPESGKVSYQPGSPMLDGYHMAKLTVQDNFGNETTKSWTFETEAGQPGFKAIAPESAYIGGAFPIKLQASKAEQLDTLKLKLKADPSALKTEGKTVKLSESITSDMIVKNEIIEDGTIELELKGLNKLKGDAEIGTVPLSIPASAKGKAAVDFVSGSIGETDLYLPDIEKNLKAHFHVSTDRTSTGFPSKVTVKDENGKPVQGAEVKVTAPNYKIAKVKAKMTQIRKEANEASEMIAPVSRNIQMIVMKTEGDWQQVRLGDVQGWIKASDTELSDWTLGQTGADGTVKTNLLSVLPGKVTIQAAKDSQYSFTQEINVLNHLGTNKPERLNVTFNGKPSSRNISWTTAPQVTDSVVQIAKLEDYKKDGFTGKRFLAKNGKSTPLAMDEGELQAHTAEVTGLVPGQTYMYRAGDGTPEGWSEPAEIKANESRKDPFTFLLMGDTQAPPNQTESGFGIYTELFKKAKAEHPDAAFMMHVGDMIDDGNLYSHWNAFFESMKDTELAPSTAIMPTVGNHENIGTGVTTFKSLFNMPYNGPDGFEGTVYSYDYGDAHFAVLNTETDTAGLQKQADWLIKDMAKSKKKWKIVTYHRSPYYSNPQGGAEAVKSVFPKAFDQAGIDLAISGHDHAYVRTHKLKDGKQVEKGGTTYLIAGSTGGKFYDAVPQDYMDVYFEEKTQVYSSVMIGEDGIKITAKARDGRVIDDHTITK; from the coding sequence ATGAGAAAGCCACGCAGGTTATTATCCGTTGTTTTTGCGTCTGTATTAGCTGCCCAAACGGCTGCCGCAGGCGTCATGTTGCCAGTTCAAACCGCATCAGCGGAAGAGACAGGCTATTCATTAGGACAAGTCATCGATCAGTGGGAGAAAAAGATTGCACCGGGAATTGAACAGGAGTCGGTCACGATTGGAAGCGGCCGCGGAAGGCAGGAAGCGTTTGTTATGAACGTGGACTTGGATTCGCAAAATCTTGACATTGAAGCCGGACTTCCAAATGGAAAAGACCTTGGCATGCAGCCGGTCCGCCAGCAGGCAGCAGCCGTCTCAAAGCCCGGACAGGTTGTGATCGGGGCGTTTAACGGAGATTTCTATAATATGTCCAGCGGAGTTCCGAATGGAACCGTCATTCACGACGGCCGCATCCTTAAATCAGGATACAAGGAATCATTTGGGATGAAGAGGGATGGGACGCCGCTCTTTGGTATTCCAGGGGTTCAATTTAAGCTCCATTCAGATGGAAACATTCAGCATATAGATAATTTAAATGGAACGAGATCGAACAACCTCCTTGTCTTGTATTCAGATCCATTGAAATCAACTGGCACCAACACGGCCGGAACGGAGGCTGTTTTAACGATTGAGTCAGGGGATGTACATAAACCGGGAAAAATGAAAGCGAAGGTCGAATCGGTTATTGAGGGAAAAGGGAATCAGCCGATTGAAGAAGGAAAGCTTGTGCTGTCCGGTCACGGAGCCAGTGCAGAAAAGGTGAAAAACTTAAAGCCGGGCCAGGAAATTGAAATCGAAACACAGATTTCTTCTCAATGGCTGGAAGCTGAAGAAGGATTGAGCGGCAATCATAAGCTCGTTCAAAATGGCCAGAAGGTCAATTTAGTTTCAGATGATTTTACAAAAGCAGTCGCTCCCCGGACCGCTGTCGGTAAAAAGGCGGACGGAACGATTTTCTTTGTTGTCATCGACGGCCGCTCACCAGGATATTCAGAGGGAATCACCGTTTTCGAACTTCGTGACATGATGTTTGAAATGGGGGCTGTAGAAGCACTGAATCTCGATGGCGGCGGCTCATCCACCTTTGCGGCAAGACAGCCGGGTGAAGAAGGTCTTGGCCTCGTAAACCGTCCATCCGATGGCTTTGAGCGCGCTGTCGCCAATTCAATTCTAATTACAACGTCCGCTCAGCCGGGAAGCGTGAGCCAGCTTGCGATAAAGCCTGACCACTTGCTCATTCTGAAGGGAAGCACTGAGGATCTTGATGCAAAAGGAATGGATGCAAATTTCTTCCCTAAAGCAATAAGCGGGGAGGCGGACTGGTCCGTCTCTGATTCCGCCCTCGGAACAGTAGATGAAAAAGGACTGTTCACAGCAGGAAGCAAAGCCGGAAAAGGCATGGTCCTTGCGGATAAAGACGGGGCAAAAGGATCGTCGGCCATTACCGTAACGGACAAATTAAGCAGCATCCAGCTTCCACAGGATTCTTTAACAGTAAAAAAAGGCGACGAAATCAATCTCGCTCCTAAAGCCATGCTTGACGGGAAAACGGTTGACGCCGATCCGTCCCTTTTTGAATGGAAGGTGGAGGGAGATATTGGAACCGTTGATAAAAATGGAATTTTCAGGGCTTCCGGCCAAACGGCATCTGGAAAAATTACCGTTCAATACGGAGGCATAACCGATACGATGGATATCCAAGTAGGCAAGCTGCCAATCATTCTAGCAGACTTTGAGAAGGATTTTGCTAATTGGACCTATAGCGGTGCCCGCTTCAACTCCATTTCCATCAAGCAGACTACCTATCCGGAGCCTGCTAGATTCGGAGAGCATTCTTTGCAGCTCAACTATGATTTTTCAGGAACAACTGGCACGTCCGGTGCTTACGCTCATCCGAAGCAGCCAATAACGATTGAAGATTACCCGGAATCCATCGGAATGTGGGTGTATGGCGACGGGAAAAACCACTGGCTGAGAAGTCAGATGAGAGACGGAAACAACAGCGCGTTCGCTCTTGATTTTGCAACAAAAATGGACTGGACCGGCTGGAAATACGTCGAAGCAAAAGTACCTGCTGGAAAGGCCCTTCCTTTAAAAATGGACTTGCCCGTCCGACTCATGGAGACGAGCGACGCCAACAAAAATGCAGGCTCGATCTATGTTGATAACATCCGGGCAGTATATGGCGAAACGAACGATGATTTAATAAACCCGTCGATCGATTCAAACCAGCCTGCGGATCAAGCAAATGTAACCGATGCAAAGCCGGTTATATCGGCCATCGCAAAGGATGAGGACACCGGGATCAACCCGGCCCGCATTACTCTGAATGTAGACGGAAAAGAAGTGAAAGCTCAATTTGATCCTGAATCCGGCAAAGTTTCCTACCAGCCGGGAAGCCCGATGCTGGACGGGTACCATATGGCAAAGCTTACGGTTCAGGACAACTTCGGAAACGAAACAACGAAGTCATGGACGTTTGAAACCGAAGCCGGCCAGCCGGGGTTCAAAGCAATTGCCCCTGAATCCGCCTACATCGGCGGAGCTTTCCCTATCAAGCTTCAGGCAAGCAAAGCAGAGCAGCTGGATACGCTGAAGCTAAAGTTAAAAGCAGATCCTTCAGCTTTGAAAACAGAAGGTAAAACGGTAAAACTATCTGAATCCATTACCTCCGATATGATCGTGAAAAATGAGATCATAGAAGACGGTACCATCGAGCTTGAATTAAAAGGATTGAACAAACTCAAAGGCGATGCAGAAATTGGGACCGTGCCGCTTTCCATCCCTGCTTCGGCAAAAGGAAAAGCAGCGGTTGACTTCGTTTCAGGATCAATTGGAGAAACCGATCTGTATCTACCGGACATCGAAAAAAATCTGAAAGCCCATTTCCATGTCAGCACCGACCGCACATCCACAGGATTTCCCTCCAAGGTAACGGTCAAGGATGAAAACGGAAAGCCTGTTCAGGGAGCCGAAGTAAAAGTAACGGCACCAAATTACAAGATTGCTAAAGTAAAAGCGAAAATGACTCAAATCCGCAAAGAAGCGAATGAAGCCTCGGAAATGATAGCACCGGTATCGAGGAACATTCAGATGATTGTGATGAAAACAGAAGGAGACTGGCAGCAAGTCCGTCTTGGGGATGTACAAGGCTGGATCAAAGCGAGCGATACGGAACTGAGTGACTGGACACTTGGTCAAACTGGCGCAGACGGCACCGTTAAAACGAACCTGCTATCCGTATTGCCGGGCAAAGTGACCATTCAGGCAGCGAAAGACAGCCAATACAGCTTCACACAGGAAATTAATGTGCTGAATCACCTTGGAACGAACAAACCGGAAAGATTGAACGTCACCTTCAACGGCAAACCATCCAGCCGCAATATCAGCTGGACGACTGCCCCGCAGGTTACAGACTCTGTCGTTCAGATTGCCAAATTAGAAGATTACAAGAAAGATGGCTTCACCGGCAAAAGATTTTTAGCCAAAAATGGCAAAAGCACACCGCTTGCCATGGACGAAGGCGAGCTTCAGGCCCATACCGCTGAAGTGACCGGACTAGTTCCGGGACAAACGTATATGTACCGCGCTGGAGACGGAACACCTGAAGGATGGAGCGAACCTGCAGAAATCAAAGCAAACGAATCGCGGAAGGACCCATTCACCTTCCTGCTGATGGGAGATACCCAGGCACCTCCGAACCAAACGGAATCCGGCTTCGGCATCTACACAGAACTGTTTAAAAAAGCAAAAGCGGAACATCCGGATGCCGCGTTCATGATGCATGTCGGCGATATGATTGATGATGGAAACCTTTACTCACACTGGAATGCATTCTTTGAATCCATGAAAGACACCGAGCTTGCACCATCAACCGCCATCATGCCAACAGTCGGAAACCATGAAAACATCGGCACCGGCGTCACCACATTCAAGAGCCTCTTCAACATGCCCTACAACGGCCCGGACGGCTTTGAAGGAACGGTCTACTCCTATGACTACGGAGACGCCCATTTTGCTGTACTGAACACTGAAACAGACACAGCCGGCCTCCAAAAACAAGCAGACTGGCTCATCAAAGACATGGCCAAATCGAAAAAGAAATGGAAAATCGTCACCTATCACCGCTCGCCATACTACTCCAACCCGCAAGGCGGAGCAGAAGCGGTCAAAAGTGTATTCCCAAAAGCTTTCGACCAGGCAGGCATCGACCTTGCCATCTCAGGCCATGACCACGCCTACGTCCGAACGCACAAGCTGAAAGACGGCAAACAGGTCGAAAAAGGCGGTACCACCTACTTAATCGCCGGCTCCACCGGAGGCAAATTCTACGACGCCGTCCCGCAGGATTACATGGATGTGTATTTCGAAGAGAAAACACAAGTGTATTCAAGTGTAATGATTGGAGAGGACGGAATTAAGATTACCGCTAAAGCACGTGATGGCAGGGTAATTGACGATCATACGATTACGAAGTGA